Proteins co-encoded in one Metabacillus sp. KUDC1714 genomic window:
- a CDS encoding o-succinylbenzoate--CoA ligase: MNQFMPNWLKQRAELTPDRLAIKTDKEMLSFQQLHTRVKQRAHLLSLSGVESGHHTAILMKNSIEMVETIYAVMSIGAVAVMLNTRLSDHELEWQVLDVEAVHIISNQEYLGKINGLKDKKNIIVSEQIHQVNDEVQSFINVDGEYTPEQVATIMYTSGTTGNPKGVMQTFGNHWSSAIGSALNLGLQSNDRWLLAVPLFHISGLSILMRSVIYGMGIILLERFDANKMNDAIIQDKVTIVSVVTTMLQQMLEKLDKQQYPDSFRCMLAGGGPVPKSLLEECQTRQIPVYQTYGMTETSSQVVTLTPEHSMKKLGSAGKPLFSCQIKIVKDGKECLANEEGEILVKGPNITKGYWKRTKATEEAIQDGWLHTGDQGYKDDDGFLFVLDRRSDLIISGGENVYPAEIEATLLSHPKIRDAGIVGVEDEKWGQTPYAFVVLHEELSKIELVEYCKERLAAYKVPKDFKVIEELPRNASNKLLRRELKDWLNKG, translated from the coding sequence ATGAATCAATTCATGCCTAATTGGTTAAAACAACGTGCAGAGCTGACACCTGATCGACTCGCAATAAAAACAGACAAAGAAATGCTTTCTTTTCAGCAACTTCATACTAGGGTAAAACAACGTGCACATCTATTATCATTATCTGGTGTTGAGTCAGGTCATCATACTGCAATCTTAATGAAAAATAGTATTGAAATGGTTGAAACAATCTATGCGGTAATGTCTATAGGTGCAGTGGCTGTTATGTTAAACACTCGTCTTTCAGATCATGAATTAGAATGGCAGGTTCTCGATGTAGAGGCAGTTCATATCATTAGTAACCAGGAATATCTGGGTAAAATAAATGGTCTTAAGGACAAGAAAAATATCATTGTAAGCGAACAGATTCATCAAGTAAATGATGAAGTTCAAAGTTTCATAAATGTTGATGGAGAGTATACTCCTGAACAAGTTGCCACAATTATGTATACTTCTGGAACTACAGGAAATCCGAAAGGCGTCATGCAAACATTCGGAAATCACTGGTCAAGTGCAATCGGTTCTGCTTTAAATTTAGGGTTGCAGTCTAATGATCGCTGGCTGTTGGCAGTTCCACTTTTTCATATTAGTGGCTTATCAATTTTAATGCGTAGTGTAATTTATGGAATGGGGATTATCTTACTTGAACGTTTTGACGCTAATAAAATGAATGATGCCATTATTCAGGATAAAGTTACAATTGTTTCAGTTGTTACTACGATGCTCCAACAGATGCTTGAAAAACTAGACAAACAGCAATATCCTGATTCATTTCGTTGTATGCTTGCAGGTGGTGGTCCGGTCCCAAAAAGCTTACTTGAGGAATGCCAAACCCGGCAAATTCCGGTTTATCAAACATATGGAATGACAGAAACCTCTTCACAAGTGGTCACTTTGACTCCTGAGCATAGTATGAAAAAGTTGGGATCGGCTGGTAAGCCGTTATTTTCGTGTCAGATAAAAATTGTGAAGGACGGAAAAGAATGCCTAGCAAATGAAGAGGGAGAAATCCTAGTTAAAGGTCCCAACATAACAAAAGGCTATTGGAAGAGAACAAAAGCAACTGAAGAAGCTATTCAGGATGGCTGGCTACATACTGGAGACCAAGGATACAAAGATGATGATGGCTTTTTATTTGTACTTGACCGCCGTTCAGATTTAATCATTTCTGGTGGAGAAAATGTTTATCCTGCAGAAATTGAAGCAACCTTGCTATCACATCCTAAGATTAGGGATGCAGGGATAGTCGGTGTTGAAGATGAAAAATGGGGACAGACCCCATATGCATTTGTTGTTTTACATGAAGAGCTATCTAAAATAGAGCTTGTAGAATACTGCAAAGAGCGTTTAGCAGCTTATAAAGTACCAAAAGATTTTAAGGTAATTGAAGAACTTCCAAGAAATGCATCAAATAAACTACTCCGTAGAGAATTAAAAGATTGGCTAAATAAGGGATGA
- the menD gene encoding 2-succinyl-5-enolpyruvyl-6-hydroxy-3-cyclohexene-1-carboxylic-acid synthase gives MNELDSFTQYVASFVDELVSSGVDKVVISPGSRSTPLAILMAEHPKLTCYINIDERSAGFFALGIAKSQKKTVALLCTSGTAAANYYPAIVEAHYARVPLLILTADRPHELRDVGAPQAIDQIHMYGNYPKWFVDLALPEEQPNMLRYVRTVAARAVGTSKTSPAGVVHLNFPFREPLIPNVNIPNLWSKLDTKSTYLHISPTNSFLPEDEMDKIANFFEDKTNGLIICGEHYDQGFVENVQSLSEYLKFPVIADPLSQLRAGVHNKQGIMDSYDSILKDKELVEKLKPEVVIRFGAMPVSKPLMQMLKNNPDIIQIVVDQGGTYRDPTLNASHLVTCDETAFCQSMIRKVNKKQASQFYQSWIQCDKLYWKMINQSLEQMTEMFEGKIVRELQQFLPDRCTLFVGNSMPIRDVDTFFGNTNKEIKIMANRGASGIDGIVSTALGASVNAEQPTFLLIGDLSFYHDLNGLLAAKMNNLDLTILLVNNDGGGIFSFLPQSNEEKHFETLYGTAIGLDFSKVVDMYNGSYQKVESWKELHTSLHSTKSRKGLKVIEIPTDRKTRVKVHRELLDHVSQEIRKVLK, from the coding sequence ATGAATGAACTTGATTCATTTACACAGTATGTAGCAAGCTTTGTTGATGAATTAGTAAGCTCTGGTGTTGATAAGGTTGTTATTAGTCCGGGGTCACGCTCTACACCCTTAGCTATCTTAATGGCCGAGCATCCTAAGCTTACGTGTTACATTAATATTGATGAGAGATCAGCAGGCTTTTTTGCACTTGGGATCGCCAAGTCGCAAAAAAAGACTGTTGCCTTGCTTTGTACATCTGGTACTGCTGCTGCCAATTACTATCCAGCAATTGTAGAAGCACATTATGCTAGGGTTCCATTATTAATATTAACTGCAGACAGACCTCATGAATTAAGAGATGTTGGTGCACCTCAAGCAATCGACCAAATACATATGTATGGTAACTATCCGAAATGGTTTGTTGACCTTGCATTACCAGAAGAACAACCTAATATGCTCCGGTATGTAAGAACAGTGGCAGCGAGAGCAGTTGGAACATCAAAAACAAGTCCTGCTGGAGTCGTTCATTTAAACTTTCCATTTCGTGAGCCATTAATTCCTAATGTCAACATACCTAACTTGTGGAGTAAACTAGATACAAAAAGTACATATTTACATATATCACCGACAAATTCATTTTTACCAGAGGATGAAATGGATAAAATCGCGAATTTTTTTGAAGATAAAACCAATGGCTTAATAATTTGTGGTGAACATTATGATCAGGGGTTTGTTGAGAATGTTCAAAGCCTATCAGAGTATTTGAAGTTTCCTGTTATAGCGGATCCTTTATCACAATTGAGAGCTGGTGTGCATAATAAGCAGGGGATTATGGATAGCTATGACTCAATCTTGAAGGACAAAGAATTAGTAGAAAAGCTAAAGCCTGAAGTTGTCATACGCTTTGGTGCAATGCCTGTGTCAAAACCACTCATGCAAATGCTGAAAAATAATCCTGATATTATACAAATAGTCGTTGACCAGGGTGGTACCTACCGAGATCCAACGCTTAACGCTTCACACTTGGTAACATGTGATGAAACTGCTTTTTGTCAAAGTATGATCAGGAAAGTAAATAAAAAACAGGCTTCTCAGTTTTATCAATCCTGGATCCAATGTGATAAGTTATACTGGAAAATGATAAACCAATCATTAGAACAAATGACTGAGATGTTTGAAGGGAAAATTGTTCGAGAGCTACAGCAGTTTTTACCAGATCGCTGCACACTTTTTGTAGGAAATAGCATGCCAATTCGCGATGTTGATACATTTTTTGGAAATACTAACAAGGAAATTAAAATCATGGCAAATCGGGGAGCGAGTGGCATTGATGGGATCGTGTCGACAGCACTCGGAGCTAGTGTAAATGCTGAACAACCAACGTTTTTATTAATTGGTGATTTATCTTTTTATCATGATTTAAACGGGCTTTTAGCTGCGAAAATGAACAATCTCGATCTAACGATTCTTTTAGTTAATAATGATGGTGGCGGGATTTTCTCCTTTTTACCACAGTCTAATGAAGAAAAGCATTTTGAAACATTGTATGGAACAGCAATTGGTTTAGACTTTTCAAAAGTTGTTGACATGTATAATGGTTCATATCAAAAAGTCGAAAGCTGGAAAGAATTACATACATCTCTTCATTCAACCAAGTCCAGGAAGGGTCTAAAGGTCATTGAAATCCCAACTGATCGAAAAACTCGTGTCAAAGTTCATCGGGAATTGTTAGATCATGTTTCCCAGGAAATAAGAAAAGTGTTGAAATGA
- the menH gene encoding 2-succinyl-6-hydroxy-2,4-cyclohexadiene-1-carboxylate synthase: protein MMKIRGIHYHVDVYSEGEPLVLLHGFTGSSHNWKSVMNDLRNCTFILIDIIGHGNTESPEAPSRYKMEEVVKDLASILDEIKIEKANFLGYSMGGRLALAFAATFPNRVNKLILESSSPGLKFVEEREKRKHEDEKLAGEIVRDGIVKFVERWENIPLFATQKRLPIQQRNSIRQQRLQNSNLGLANSLIGMGTGAQVSLWEELPNIKIPVLLLCGELDKKFCDIAKNMDEHLSISVVKQINDAGHAIHVEQPRIFGKIVNEFLNTDLSVN from the coding sequence ATGATGAAAATTAGAGGCATACATTATCACGTAGATGTTTATTCTGAAGGGGAACCACTTGTCTTACTTCATGGTTTTACAGGATCTTCTCATAACTGGAAGTCAGTTATGAATGATTTAAGGAATTGCACCTTCATATTGATCGACATTATTGGCCATGGAAATACAGAAAGTCCTGAAGCTCCCTCTAGATATAAAATGGAGGAAGTTGTAAAGGACCTTGCAAGTATTTTAGACGAAATAAAGATCGAGAAAGCAAATTTTCTCGGTTATTCAATGGGTGGAAGGTTGGCTTTAGCTTTTGCAGCAACTTTTCCTAACAGAGTAAATAAATTAATTTTAGAGAGTAGTTCACCTGGTTTAAAATTTGTGGAAGAGCGAGAAAAGCGTAAACATGAAGATGAAAAGTTAGCAGGTGAAATTGTTAGAGATGGGATTGTCAAGTTTGTTGAAAGATGGGAAAACATTCCGCTATTTGCTACGCAGAAACGGTTACCGATACAGCAAAGGAATTCGATTAGGCAGCAAAGATTACAAAACTCAAATCTTGGCTTGGCAAATAGCTTAATTGGAATGGGAACAGGTGCTCAAGTTTCTTTGTGGGAAGAGCTTCCGAATATAAAGATTCCAGTTCTCCTCTTGTGTGGGGAATTAGATAAGAAGTTTTGTGATATAGCTAAAAATATGGACGAGCATCTTTCTATTTCAGTCGTAAAACAAATAAACGACGCTGGTCATGCAATACATGTGGAACAACCGCGAATTTTTGGTAAAATAGTAAATGAGTTTTTAAATACAGATCTGTCTGTTAACTAG
- the menB gene encoding 1,4-dihydroxy-2-naphthoyl-CoA synthase, translating to MAIEWVSERKYEEIIYQTYNGIAKISINRPHVHNAFTPKTVMELIDAFAYARDDENVGVIILTGEGGKAFCSGGDQKVRGHGGYVGDDQIPRLNVLDLQRLIRVIPKPVIAMVAGYAIGGGHVLHIVCDLTIAADNAVFGQTGPKVGSFDAGYGSGYLARIVGHKKAREIWFLCRQYNAQEALDMGLVNTVVPLDQLEAETVQWCEEILEKSPTAIRFLKAAFNADTDGLAGIQQFAGDATLLYYTTDEAKEGRDAFKEKRTPDFKQFPRFP from the coding sequence ATGGCAATTGAATGGGTTAGCGAACGTAAGTATGAAGAGATTATCTATCAAACATATAATGGTATTGCAAAAATCTCAATTAATCGTCCACACGTACATAATGCTTTTACGCCAAAAACAGTTATGGAATTAATTGATGCATTTGCATATGCCCGTGATGATGAAAACGTTGGAGTGATTATCTTAACGGGTGAAGGTGGAAAAGCATTTTGTTCAGGTGGAGACCAGAAAGTTAGAGGACATGGTGGATATGTTGGAGATGATCAAATTCCACGTCTAAATGTTCTCGATTTACAACGCTTAATCCGAGTAATTCCAAAGCCTGTTATTGCAATGGTAGCGGGATATGCAATCGGTGGAGGCCATGTATTACATATTGTTTGTGACTTAACAATTGCAGCAGACAATGCAGTATTTGGACAAACAGGTCCGAAAGTAGGAAGCTTTGATGCGGGTTATGGTTCAGGCTATCTTGCAAGAATCGTTGGTCACAAGAAAGCTCGAGAAATTTGGTTCCTATGCAGACAATACAATGCACAAGAAGCGTTGGATATGGGATTAGTTAACACTGTAGTTCCTCTTGATCAATTAGAAGCGGAAACAGTGCAATGGTGTGAAGAAATTTTAGAGAAGAGTCCAACAGCGATCCGTTTCTTAAAAGCAGCATTCAACGCTGATACTGATGGACTTGCTGGAATTCAACAATTTGCTGGTGATGCGACATTACTCTACTATACGACAGATGAGGCAAAAGAAGGTCGTGACGCATTTAAAGAAAAGCGTACACCAGACTTTAAGCAATTCCCGCGTTTCCCTTAA